One region of Solanum pennellii chromosome 6, SPENNV200 genomic DNA includes:
- the LOC107022997 gene encoding transcriptional regulator SUPERMAN-like, giving the protein MERDMKMLSKNNNVEDYGNEDDGLIMCSWPPRCYTCSFCKRGFKSAQALGGHMNVHRRDRAKFLMMRHHSPTTTTNDKPRCSLLNLNTNPNPNIPPSSTSPPPSPSSSRKLSHCSHGGANSHEIMRKCVVIPNLKSSTTTKDSLCMQDKEFVRLDLQIGLFTESKQELDLELRLGYT; this is encoded by the coding sequence ATGGAAAGAGACATGAAAATGTTGAGTAAAAACAACAATGTTGAAGATTATGGAAATGAAGATGATGGATTAATAATGTGTAGTTGGCCTCCAAGATGTTACACATGTAGTTTTTGTAAAAGGGGATTCAAATCAGCTCAAGCACTTGGTGGACATATGAATGTTCATAGAAGAGATAGGGCCAAGTTCCTCATGATGAGACACCActcaccaacaacaacaacaaatgatAAACCTAGGTGTTCTCTTCTAAATCTCaacactaaccctaaccctaatatTCCACCGTCGTCAACGTCACCGCCGCCATcaccttcttcttcaagaaaacTCTCTCATTGTAGTCATGGTGGTGCTAATTCTCATGAAATCATGAGGAAATGTGTTGTAATTCCAAACTTGAAAAGTAGTACTACTACCAAAGACTCTTTATGCATGCAAGACAAAGAATTTGTGAGATTGGACTTGCAAATTGGCTTGTTTACTGAATCCAAGCAAGAATTGGATCTGGAACTTCGACTAGGATACACTTAG
- the LOC107021426 gene encoding serine/threonine-protein kinase BLUS1, with protein sequence MAYNQEEQNQVQYPLDSTCYRILDEIGRGVSAIVYKAICIPMNSSVVAIKAIDLDQSRADLDNIRREAKTMSLLSHPNILKAHCSFTVDRCLWVIMPFMSAGSLQSIISSAFPDGLSEPCIAIVLKETLNALAYLHNQGHLHRDIKAGNILIDSDGTIKLADFGVSASIFEPISGYGSSFSSSSSCLMFTDVAGTPYWMAPEVIHSHTGYSFKADIWSFGITALELAHGRPPLSHLPPSKSLFMKITKRFRFSDYEKTKNTKKFSKGFKDMVGLCLDQDPFRRPTAEKLLKHPFFKSCNKGPDFLVKHVLQGLPSVEQRFKQVKIHRLLSSKKSDGDDDDDDPENGEISKQRRISGWNFNVDGFELDPVLFTTEKDQDISSLKPNYVDDVVKQVDVSELFSDTSTISSPGGSRQSSEVEGVAMNCSGDRRIGGESVSREVMLASLLFLKKSLDDQRQNVMNLISIFHGEQHVVDVNKKDNLIEVIDKLRNEVENEKKKNSTLQLEIEFLKSHYSNE encoded by the coding sequence ATGGCTTATAATCAAGAAGAGCAAAATCAAGTTCAGTATCCTTTAGACTCCACATGCTATAGAATTCTCGATGAAATTGGTCGAGGTGTTAGTGCTATTGTGTACAAAGCCATATGTATTCCTATGAATTCATCCGTCGTAGCAATCAAAGCTATTGATCTTGATCAATCAAGAGCTGATCTCGACAACATTAGACGCGAAGCCAAGACAATGTCCCTTCTTTCTCATCCAAATATCCTTAAAGCACATTGTTCTTTTACTGTCGATCGTTGTCTTTGGGTTATCATGCCTTTTATGTCTGCAGGTTCTCTTCAATCCATCATTTCCTCTGCTTTCCCTGATGGTTTATCTGAGCCCTGTATCGCGATCGTCCTCAAAGAGACGCTCAATGCATTAGCCTACCTTCACAATCAAGGCCACCTTCACCGCGATATTAAAGCAGGAAACATTCTTATAGATTCTGATGGAACTATAAAACTCGCGGATTTTGGAGTTTCTGCATCAATTTTCGAGCCAATTTCAGGTTATGGATCGTCCTTTTCTTCCTCATCTTCGTGTTTAATGTTCACCGATGTAGCTGGAACTCCGTATTGGATGGCACCTGAAGTGATACATTCACATACAGGGTACAGTTTTAAGGCTGATATTTGGTCTTTTGGTATTACTGCTCTTGAATTAGCACATGGAAGACCTCCCCTGTCTCATCTCCCTCCTTCAAAATCCTTGTTCATGAAAATCACTAAACGATTTCGATTTTCTGATTATGAGAAAACAAAAAACACCAAGAAATTCTCAAAGGGTTTTAAGGATATGGTAGGATTATGTCTTGATCAAGATCCATTCAGAAGGCCAACAGCAGAGAAACTATTAAAGCATCCATTCTTTAAAAGCTGTAATAAAGGCCCTGATTTTCTTGTTAAGCATGTTTTGCAGGGCTTGCCAAGTGTGGAACAGAGGTTTAAACAAGTAAAGATTCACAGACTTTTGTCCTCAAAGAAATCTGATGgagacgacgacgatgatgatccaGAAAATGGAGAAATTTCTAAACAAAGAAGGATCAGTGGATGGAATTTCAACGTGGATGGGTTCGAACTTGATCCAGTACTTTTCACAACTGAAAAAGATCAAGATATTAGTAGCCTAAAGCCAAATTATGTCGATGATGTGGTGAAACAAGTCGATGTATCAGAATTGTTTTCTGATACATCGACTATAAGTTCACCAGGAGGTTCACGACAATCGTCTGAGGTCGAAGGGGTTGCTATGAATTGTAGTGGAGATAGAAGAATTGGAGGTGAAAGTGTTAGTAGGGAAGTAATGTTGGCTAGCTTATTGTTTTTGAAGAAGAGTTTGGATGATCAAAGACAAAATGTAATGAATTTGATAAGCATTTTTCATGGGGAACAACATGTTGTGGATGTGAATAAAAAAGACAATTTGATTGAGGTGATTGATAAGTTGAGAAATGAAGTTGAgaatgagaagaagaaaaattctaCTTTGCAGCTTGAGATAGAGTTTCTCAAGTCCCACTATTCCAATGAGTAG